The following is a genomic window from SAR324 cluster bacterium.
GGCTTACATCGGTCGTATCTCCGTTGCAGGAAATACCGAGACACGTGACCACGTGATCCGCCGTGAATTTGAAGTTAACGAATCACAACTCTTTGATGGCAAGCGACTCCGACTGAGCCAGGAAAATCTTGGGAGGCTAGGCTTCTTCGAGCCGGGCTTGCAGCTTGAACGACGAAGACGTCCTGAAGAGGATAACGTTCTGGACCTGATGGCGCGACTCAAGGAAACTCAAACTGGAACCTTTCAGGCCCAAATCGGCTACAGCGATGTGACCGGATTTAGTGGTGGACTCTCTCTCACCAAAGGGAATCTATTTGGTAACGGACAGACTCTGCGATTGAGTGCCCAATTCAGTGAACAGGATGTCACCAACGAGTACAGCGTTACTTTTATCGACCCCAGGATTTTCAGTACGCGACTTTCCAATTCAATTCAGTTCTCACATCGGCGTCTCGCAGACAGTACAGGCCTGGAACGAGGTAGCCTGCGTGAGAACACCTATGGGACCAGCGTAGGGATGCCTGTCTATTGGCGTGACCTGCGTCTCTCTGTGAGTTGGAATGCAGTGGATCGGCTCTACGACAATGAAGGATACAACGTCTTTAAACGCTCCATTGCGCCAACACTGACCTATAATACGGTCAATCATCCAATTTTTCCGACAGAAGGAATCAAGACTAGCCTAACACTTGTACAGACTGGTACACCCTTCGGGGGTAACGTCCAGTTGCGTGAATTCATCACAAACTACCAGCAATTCTGGGCGCTCAATGAAGCACAAACCCTGATCGCCATGGTCAAAGGACGTCTCGGTTGGCTACAGCAAATGGGTAGTTCCCCAATTCCTCCAGAGGATCGTTACCGCTTGGGGGGCCTAAACAGTGTGCGTGGCCACAACTACTACGCTATTGCAGGGCCTTATGGTGGTACGGAGAGAATCATCAACCAGCAGTTGACCAGCTACATTGACGAGTTTGGTCTAACGCAGACACGATTGAGCGACAAGCGTACCTCAGGGCTGAGTTTTGATGAGTTGGGGAAGCTCAAAAGCGGTGGGATCAGCGAGCGACTTTTCAATCTGGAGTTGCTCTTTCCACTTAGTCGCGACGAACGGAGCTTCATTCGAGGCGTAGTCTTTTTCGATGCAGGCAACATCAACGCTGAACCAGAGCAGTATGCTCTGCTGGGTGAGACGGAACCAGATTTCTTTGATCTGCGTCACAGTGCTGGAGGAGGTGTACGGCTAATCACCCCACTAGGAGTACTGCGTTTCGAGTATGGTGTTAAGCTCGACCAACGAAGTGGAGAAAGCCCTGACCGCTTCGACTTTAGCATCAGCGGCCTATTCTAAACAACCTTCCCCATTACCTCACTCACAAGCACGTCTTACCAGCATGCTCCACGCGCTCAATTGTGGCTTGGCGGGTCACTCAAGCTCCGCTTAACGACTTCCTCAAAGCCTGAAGATCTCAGTCGCTCCAAGTCCTGGGGGAAGATGTAGAAGTAATCATTGACTTGAAAACCAGTAGTGGTGATCAGTGATTGCTGTACAGACACCTCAAAATGGTCGAAGCTGTTGGCCAACTTGTAGAAGATCAACGGTGCGTCTTCCAAGGTCACTTTGACTCGCAGATAAGACTGAGCCATCCGCACGAAATGTCCGTCAATCTCCTTTACGACATAGCCCTTTTCATCGTCTTCAAGAAACTCCAGCTGCAATCGTGGATTGTGCAGAAAGTGCTGTTGATCCAGATCCAATTGGGGCGGAGAATCATAGAGAATTGAGTGCTCCAACTCCCTTGGGAAAATCATTGCCGAAGAGCGAACCGTGATCTGGAGATAATAGCAGTAGGCACTCCGACCATCGGCAAAGCAAATCCGGTTCATCTTGGCACCTTCAATATTGATCTGCCGACGGCTAAGAGCATACGCAATCCGACTATGAATCTGAGGA
Proteins encoded in this region:
- the bamA gene encoding outer membrane protein assembly factor BamA, which translates into the protein MPTVCAPGRFCRSLWLLLAFLLLGFPSMILGQEARILEIEIQGTSELEEAQLLFTLESQVNFPLDRQRIRQDIRQIFETGLFRDVRAEVEPLGDGYRLRYVVEERPRLLSVRLEGINLLDLDEIREKLLLRANDIYDPFKAEQDQTLILDKYREDGYTTARVLPRLEKESEQEYRLTYVAQEQPKVFLTDVDIRGTTVFAEVDLKRLMLSAEVDCFNWINSSGIFQEERVNQDLVLLTQKYLQQGYIKVFIGKPDVTLYHNPEYSRVELSMNVTEGDQYFTGSVNVSSDLLEPEAELLEQLELKTGGVYNPFLQNRDRAVLDEMYQERGYAFVRVIPQTRINEDNKTVDVNYRILQGEKAYIGRISVAGNTETRDHVIRREFEVNESQLFDGKRLRLSQENLGRLGFFEPGLQLERRRRPEEDNVLDLMARLKETQTGTFQAQIGYSDVTGFSGGLSLTKGNLFGNGQTLRLSAQFSEQDVTNEYSVTFIDPRIFSTRLSNSIQFSHRRLADSTGLERGSLRENTYGTSVGMPVYWRDLRLSVSWNAVDRLYDNEGYNVFKRSIAPTLTYNTVNHPIFPTEGIKTSLTLVQTGTPFGGNVQLREFITNYQQFWALNEAQTLIAMVKGRLGWLQQMGSSPIPPEDRYRLGGLNSVRGHNYYAIAGPYGGTERIINQQLTSYIDEFGLTQTRLSDKRTSGLSFDELGKLKSGGISERLFNLELLFPLSRDERSFIRGVVFFDAGNINAEPEQYALLGETEPDFFDLRHSAGGGVRLITPLGVLRFEYGVKLDQRSGESPDRFDFSISGLF